In Bradyrhizobium sp. 1(2017), one DNA window encodes the following:
- a CDS encoding DnaJ C-terminal domain-containing protein, whose translation MRDPYEVLGVPRSANAAAIKSAYRKLAKKHHPDSNKGDPKAAERFAEINSANEILGDEDKRKQFDRGEIDADGKPRFQGFPGGGGPRGRAGPGGFESYTFRSGGAGAGPGGGAFEDILNSMFGGGARGARPGAGSAGQFDFDTGGIGLDLDVNVAMSVSLEEAVKGGEKRVRLPTGKELNVKVPPGVTEGQQIRLRGQGESAQGHPPGDLLITINIAPHPYFKVEGADLRIELPVTLYEAVLGGKVRVPTLGNAVELSVPKNTSSGRTFRLKGKGLPKAGGTGDLFVVIRIMLPDGNDAELEALMEKWRDQHPYNPRSGLG comes from the coding sequence ATGCGCGACCCCTATGAGGTCTTGGGGGTGCCGCGGAGCGCCAACGCTGCCGCCATCAAGAGCGCCTATCGCAAGCTTGCCAAGAAGCACCATCCCGACAGCAACAAGGGTGACCCGAAGGCCGCCGAGCGCTTTGCCGAGATCAACTCGGCCAACGAGATTCTCGGCGACGAGGACAAGCGCAAGCAGTTCGACCGCGGCGAGATCGATGCCGACGGCAAGCCGCGCTTCCAGGGGTTTCCGGGTGGCGGCGGGCCGCGCGGGCGCGCGGGCCCCGGCGGGTTCGAGAGCTATACGTTCCGGAGCGGCGGCGCGGGTGCTGGCCCGGGCGGCGGCGCGTTCGAGGACATCCTCAACAGCATGTTCGGCGGTGGGGCGCGTGGCGCGCGGCCCGGGGCGGGCAGTGCCGGGCAGTTCGACTTCGACACCGGCGGGATCGGGCTCGATCTCGACGTCAACGTCGCCATGTCCGTCTCGCTGGAGGAGGCGGTCAAGGGTGGCGAGAAGCGCGTCCGGCTGCCCACCGGCAAGGAGCTGAACGTCAAGGTGCCGCCCGGCGTCACCGAAGGCCAGCAGATCAGGCTGAGGGGGCAGGGCGAGAGCGCGCAGGGCCATCCGCCCGGCGATCTCCTGATCACCATCAACATCGCGCCCCACCCGTACTTCAAGGTCGAAGGCGCCGATTTGCGGATCGAGCTGCCGGTCACGCTCTACGAGGCGGTGCTCGGCGGCAAGGTCCGCGTGCCCACTCTCGGCAACGCCGTGGAGCTGTCGGTCCCGAAAAACACGTCCAGCGGCCGGACCTTCCGCCTCAAGGGCAAGGGACTGCCGAAAGCCGGCGGAACCGGAGACCTCTTCGTCGTCATCAGGATTATGCTACCGGACGGGAACGATGCCGAGCTTGAGGCATTGATGGAAAAGTGGCGGGACCAACACCCCTACAATCCGCGTAGTGGGTTGGGTTAG
- a CDS encoding anti-sigma factor family protein: MNDRNIPITEDELHAYVDGELPPERRADVEAWLAANPEEGERVQSWRTMAEMLHARYDSVAQEPVPARLELERLERRPRQWFYGAAAAVLVAFVAGGTAGWVAHGAANAPSTFQSLTADALDAHRLYVVEVRHPVEVGGNERDHLQAWLSRRCGWTVFAPNLEASGLKLVGGRLLPGPNGPASFLMYESASGERYTIYATKTENGATQMRYAKTDKDGALFWAERGVGYVVSGGGADRDRLTKVAQAVYDQAEKNGT; the protein is encoded by the coding sequence ATGAACGACCGCAACATTCCGATCACCGAAGACGAGCTGCACGCCTATGTCGACGGCGAGCTTCCGCCCGAACGTCGCGCCGACGTCGAGGCCTGGCTGGCCGCCAATCCCGAGGAGGGCGAGCGTGTGCAGTCCTGGCGCACCATGGCCGAGATGCTGCACGCCCGCTACGATTCCGTCGCCCAGGAGCCGGTGCCGGCGCGGCTGGAGCTCGAACGGCTGGAGCGCCGCCCCCGGCAATGGTTTTATGGCGCCGCCGCGGCCGTGCTGGTCGCCTTCGTCGCGGGCGGCACCGCCGGCTGGGTCGCACATGGCGCCGCCAACGCGCCCTCGACTTTCCAGAGTTTGACGGCGGACGCGCTCGACGCCCACCGCCTCTACGTCGTCGAGGTCCGCCACCCCGTCGAAGTCGGCGGCAACGAGCGCGACCACCTCCAGGCCTGGCTGAGCCGGCGCTGCGGCTGGACCGTGTTCGCACCGAACCTGGAGGCGAGCGGGCTGAAGCTCGTCGGCGGCCGGCTTCTGCCCGGACCGAACGGTCCGGCGTCGTTCCTGATGTACGAGAGCGCCTCGGGCGAGCGATACACGATCTACGCGACCAAGACCGAGAACGGCGCGACGCAGATGCGCTATGCCAAGACCGACAAGGACGGCGCGCTGTTCTGGGCCGAACGCGGTGTCGGCTATGTCGTCAGCGGCGGCGGTGCCGACCGTGACCGGCTGACCAAGGTAGCGCAAGCGGTGTACGACCAGGCCGAGAAAAATGGCACCTGA
- a CDS encoding RT0821/Lpp0805 family surface protein, producing the protein MMLIGLGAGGCSFSRNDTSPYAKAEDSDLTGSILRPAKDGPPTETDLAFTRNAASDVLSKGDKDSSQHWENPETGARGSVTPIAQSYAAEDGRKCRDFLASYVNGNTESWLQGAGCQSSRGRWEIHTLKPWRS; encoded by the coding sequence ATGATGCTGATCGGGCTTGGTGCCGGCGGCTGCAGCTTTTCCCGCAATGACACCAGTCCCTATGCCAAGGCCGAGGACAGCGACCTGACCGGCTCGATCTTACGGCCCGCGAAGGACGGTCCGCCGACCGAGACCGATCTCGCCTTCACCCGCAATGCCGCCTCCGACGTCCTCAGCAAGGGCGACAAGGATTCCAGCCAGCACTGGGAGAATCCGGAGACCGGCGCGCGCGGCTCGGTGACGCCGATCGCGCAGTCCTATGCCGCGGAGGACGGCCGCAAATGCCGCGACTTCCTGGCGAGCTATGTCAACGGCAATACCGAAAGCTGGCTCCAGGGCGCCGGCTGCCAAAGCAGCCGTGGCCGTTGGGAGATTCATACGCTAAAGCCGTGGCGGAGCTGA
- a CDS encoding fatty-acid--CoA ligase, with the protein MLGLMQDWPLLCHRIIEHAARIHGKQEVVTRSVEGPIHRTNYAEIHGRALKVSQMLERDNIKLGDRVATIAWNTWRHLEVWYGIMGIGAICHTVNPRLFPEQIAWIVNHAQDRIVVTDLTFIPILEKIADKLPSVERYVVLTDKAHMPQTTLKNVVAYEDWIAQADGKFKWKDFDENTAAAMCYTSGTTGDPKGVLYSHRSNVLHALMANNVDALGTSASETMLPVVPLFHANSWGIAFSAPSQGTKLVMPGAKLDGASVYELLSTEKVTHTAGVPTVWLMLLQHMAANNLKLPELKMVICGGSAMPRSMIKAFLDMGSNVRHAWGMTEMSPIGSVAALKPPFQNATGDARLDVLQMQGYAPFAVEMKITDDAGKELPWDGKTFGRLKVSGPAVAKAYYRVDANILDEDGFFDTGDVSTIDEDGYMRITDRSKDVIKSGGEWISSIDLENLAVGHPAVAEAAVIGVFHPKWDERPLLIVQLKQGQQATREDILKFMDGKIAKWWMPDDVAFVEGIPHTATGKILKTALRDQFKDYRFPNAAA; encoded by the coding sequence ATGCTCGGTTTGATGCAAGATTGGCCCCTGCTCTGCCACCGGATCATCGAACACGCTGCCAGGATTCATGGCAAGCAGGAGGTGGTCACGCGGTCGGTCGAGGGACCGATCCATCGTACCAACTACGCCGAAATCCACGGGCGCGCGCTCAAGGTCTCGCAGATGCTGGAGCGCGACAACATCAAGCTCGGCGACCGCGTCGCAACGATCGCCTGGAACACCTGGCGCCATCTCGAGGTGTGGTACGGCATCATGGGGATCGGCGCCATCTGCCATACCGTCAATCCTCGCCTTTTCCCCGAGCAGATCGCCTGGATCGTCAACCATGCGCAGGACCGCATCGTGGTGACCGACCTCACCTTCATTCCGATCCTGGAGAAGATCGCCGACAAGCTGCCGAGCGTGGAACGCTACGTCGTGCTCACCGACAAGGCGCACATGCCGCAGACCACGCTGAAGAATGTGGTGGCCTACGAGGACTGGATCGCGCAGGCCGACGGCAAATTCAAATGGAAGGACTTTGACGAGAACACGGCAGCCGCCATGTGCTACACGTCCGGCACCACCGGCGATCCGAAGGGTGTGCTGTATTCGCATCGCTCCAACGTGCTGCACGCGCTGATGGCCAACAATGTCGACGCGCTCGGTACCAGCGCGTCCGAGACAATGCTGCCGGTGGTTCCGCTGTTCCATGCCAACAGCTGGGGCATCGCCTTCTCCGCGCCCTCGCAGGGCACCAAGCTGGTGATGCCCGGCGCCAAGCTCGACGGCGCCTCGGTGTACGAGCTGCTCTCGACCGAGAAGGTGACGCACACCGCGGGCGTGCCGACGGTGTGGCTGATGCTGCTCCAGCACATGGCTGCGAACAATCTGAAGCTGCCCGAACTGAAGATGGTGATCTGCGGCGGCTCGGCGATGCCGCGCTCGATGATCAAGGCGTTCCTCGACATGGGCTCGAACGTGCGCCACGCCTGGGGCATGACCGAGATGAGCCCGATCGGCAGCGTCGCGGCGCTGAAGCCGCCGTTCCAGAACGCAACCGGCGATGCCAGGCTCGACGTGCTCCAGATGCAGGGCTATGCGCCCTTCGCGGTCGAGATGAAGATCACGGACGATGCCGGCAAGGAGCTGCCGTGGGACGGCAAGACCTTCGGCCGTCTCAAGGTCTCCGGCCCGGCCGTCGCCAAGGCCTACTACCGGGTCGATGCCAACATCCTCGACGAGGACGGCTTCTTCGACACCGGCGACGTCTCGACCATCGACGAGGACGGCTACATGCGGATCACCGACCGCTCCAAGGACGTGATCAAGTCCGGCGGCGAATGGATTTCCTCGATTGACCTCGAAAACCTCGCGGTCGGCCATCCCGCCGTCGCGGAAGCCGCCGTGATCGGCGTGTTCCACCCCAAATGGGACGAGCGGCCGCTGCTGATCGTGCAGCTCAAGCAGGGCCAGCAGGCCACGCGCGAGGACATCCTGAAGTTCATGGACGGCAAGATCGCCAAATGGTGGATGCCGGACGACGTCGCCTTCGTCGAAGGCATCCCGCATACCGCGACGGGCAA
- a CDS encoding extensin family protein has translation MSFSLPDSRRKWSCRGYMSARAAMVTAALGLSLVLVERAEARRYPAPLDIFNFGTPRPRAAHSARTPVRIPLPKPRPEEAPKVTDKSLPETEGKPAADKPNATKPAEAAPPPEKQASACRLALTEEIAIAPSIPDIRGPGACGGEDLVRLEAIVLPDKRKVTVKPAAILRCTMASAIADWVRKDMVPVAASLGSTIGDLDNFDSFECRGRNRVVGAMLSEHGKANAIDIRAIKLTNGQSIGLTDRTMPREVRERVLHSVCARFSTVLGPGSDWYHEDHIHLDLAQRRNDYRICQWNVWDPLPHVAPLLPAIRPEEAPPREIAAKPDAKDEADDGPAEKSAAPAGKPDGNKAQFPKRATKKRR, from the coding sequence ATGAGTTTTAGCCTGCCGGACTCTCGCCGCAAATGGTCTTGTCGCGGCTATATGTCCGCCAGAGCGGCAATGGTTACCGCCGCGCTCGGGCTGTCACTTGTGCTCGTCGAGAGGGCCGAGGCGCGGAGATATCCAGCGCCGCTCGATATCTTCAATTTTGGTACACCACGGCCGCGCGCAGCTCATTCTGCCCGGACGCCGGTCAGGATACCGCTACCAAAACCGCGTCCCGAAGAGGCCCCCAAGGTGACCGACAAGTCCCTTCCGGAGACCGAAGGAAAACCTGCCGCCGACAAGCCGAACGCCACCAAGCCGGCCGAGGCTGCGCCGCCGCCCGAGAAGCAGGCCTCGGCCTGCCGCCTCGCGCTGACCGAGGAGATCGCGATCGCGCCTTCAATTCCGGATATTCGTGGCCCCGGCGCCTGCGGCGGCGAGGATCTGGTGCGGCTCGAGGCCATTGTGCTGCCGGACAAGCGCAAGGTGACGGTCAAGCCGGCGGCCATCCTCCGCTGCACCATGGCGTCCGCCATTGCCGACTGGGTGCGCAAGGACATGGTGCCGGTGGCGGCAAGCCTCGGCTCGACCATCGGCGATCTCGACAATTTCGATAGCTTCGAGTGCCGTGGCCGTAACCGCGTCGTCGGCGCAATGCTGTCCGAGCACGGCAAGGCCAATGCGATCGACATCCGCGCCATCAAGCTCACCAACGGGCAGTCGATCGGCCTCACCGACCGCACCATGCCGCGCGAGGTGCGCGAACGCGTGCTGCATTCGGTCTGCGCGCGCTTCTCCACCGTGCTTGGTCCGGGCTCGGACTGGTATCACGAGGACCACATCCATCTCGACCTGGCGCAGCGGCGCAACGATTACAGGATCTGCCAGTGGAACGTCTGGGACCCCCTGCCGCATGTCGCCCCGCTGCTGCCGGCGATTCGTCCCGAGGAGGCGCCGCCGCGCGAGATCGCGGCCAAGCCTGACGCGAAGGACGAAGCTGACGACGGGCCCGCGGAAAAATCGGCTGCGCCCGCGGGGAAACCGGATGGCAACAAGGCCCAGTTTCCCAAGCGCGCAACGAAAAAGCGCCGGTGA
- the pdxH gene encoding pyridoxamine 5'-phosphate oxidase gives MTDTTSMKHQTPLTSGDFTAADEPFALFESWLNEAIKSEPNDPNAMALATVDPDGLPDVRMVLMKGFDTEGFVFYSHIASQKGRELAANPKAALLFHWKSLRRQVRIRGNVTPVTDTEADAYFATRPKQAQIGAWASKQSEALESRFAFEQAIAKVAAKYVIGEVPRPPGWSGWRITPVRIEFWHDRPFRLHDRIEFRRDAAGQPWSKTRMYP, from the coding sequence ATGACCGACACGACCTCGATGAAACACCAGACACCCTTAACATCCGGTGATTTCACCGCCGCCGACGAGCCATTTGCGTTGTTCGAGTCCTGGCTGAACGAGGCGATCAAGAGCGAGCCGAACGATCCGAATGCGATGGCGCTCGCAACCGTCGACCCCGACGGCTTGCCTGATGTGCGCATGGTGCTGATGAAGGGCTTCGACACCGAAGGTTTTGTCTTCTACAGCCACATCGCGAGCCAGAAGGGCCGCGAACTCGCCGCAAATCCTAAGGCAGCGTTACTTTTTCACTGGAAGTCGCTGCGCCGTCAGGTCCGCATCCGCGGCAACGTGACGCCGGTGACCGACACCGAGGCCGATGCCTATTTCGCGACGCGACCGAAGCAGGCCCAGATCGGCGCCTGGGCGAGCAAGCAGTCCGAAGCGCTGGAGAGCCGCTTCGCGTTCGAACAGGCGATTGCAAAGGTGGCCGCCAAATACGTCATCGGCGAAGTGCCGCGGCCGCCGGGCTGGAGCGGCTGGCGCATCACGCCGGTCCGCATCGAGTTCTGGCACGACCGCCCATTCCGCCTGCACGACCGCATCGAATTTCGCCGTGACGCGGCCGGCCAACCGTGGTCCAAGACGCGGATGTATCCGTAA
- a CDS encoding magnesium transporter CorA family protein gives MFSVFVPSESSLKKAVIEDLATLPESAVWIDLVNPSAAEDKAVERLAGIAIPTREDMQEIEISSRLYIENGARYMTATLMCHSDTDMPRTTAVTFILGDHRLVTVRYDLPKPFALVEAKLARSCTPAITGEMVLMELLDAVIDRCADILERCGAEIDQVSHDIFEPESERHGHAKQYSQILISIGRKGDLTSKVRESLVSIGRVVTFLSAVVEGVKWSKDMREQLKTMQRDVASLTDHASYLSSKITFVLDAMLGVVNLEQNNIIKLFSVMAVVLMPPTLIASIYGMNFKVMPELEWVHGYPMALVMMLIAAIVPYWIFKFKKWL, from the coding sequence ATGTTTTCGGTGTTCGTTCCCTCCGAGTCCTCCCTCAAGAAGGCGGTCATCGAGGATCTCGCCACGCTGCCCGAGAGCGCGGTCTGGATCGACCTCGTCAACCCGAGCGCGGCCGAGGACAAGGCGGTAGAGCGGCTGGCAGGCATCGCGATCCCGACCCGGGAGGACATGCAGGAGATCGAGATCTCCAGCCGCCTCTATATCGAGAACGGCGCCCGCTACATGACCGCGACGCTGATGTGTCATTCCGATACCGACATGCCCCGGACCACGGCCGTGACCTTCATCCTCGGTGACCACCGCCTGGTGACGGTCCGCTACGATCTGCCGAAGCCGTTCGCCCTGGTCGAGGCCAAGCTCGCCCGCTCCTGCACGCCGGCGATCACCGGCGAAATGGTGCTGATGGAACTCCTGGACGCCGTGATCGACCGCTGCGCCGACATTCTGGAGCGCTGCGGCGCCGAGATCGACCAGGTCTCGCACGACATCTTCGAGCCCGAGAGCGAGCGCCACGGCCACGCCAAGCAATATTCCCAGATCCTGATCTCGATCGGCCGCAAGGGCGATCTGACCTCGAAGGTTCGCGAGAGCCTGGTCTCGATCGGCCGCGTCGTCACCTTCCTCTCGGCGGTGGTCGAGGGCGTGAAATGGTCCAAGGACATGCGCGAGCAGCTCAAGACCATGCAGCGCGACGTCGCCTCGCTGACCGACCACGCCTCCTATCTTTCCAGCAAGATCACCTTCGTGCTCGACGCCATGCTCGGCGTCGTCAATCTCGAGCAGAACAACATCATCAAGCTGTTCTCGGTCATGGCCGTGGTCCTGATGCCGCCGACCTTGATCGCCTCGATCTACGGCATGAACTTCAAGGTGATGCCGGAACTCGAATGGGTCCACGGCTATCCGATGGCGCTGGTGATGATGCTGATCGCCGCGATCGTCCCGTACTGGATCTTCAAGTTCAAGAAGTGGCTGTGA
- a CDS encoding L,D-transpeptidase, translating into MSSLKVKLRILAAGLMLSGCMQATHYEATDTKAFKPKDKELLAKVRYENTPVAEPFRRAIVQYHRKESPGSIVVDSDNHYLYYVLDGGKAIRYGITVGEEAMAWSGIAKVGSKTEWPAWHPTPGEISRLGVPTYVAPGPDNPMGSRAIYLYSGGKDTLFRIHGTNQPEYIGASISSGCIRLTNEDAIDLYDRVKLGTLVVVLEPKHGDSPYNSRLALGASQTGQAGGSY; encoded by the coding sequence ATGTCGTCGCTGAAAGTTAAGTTGAGAATTCTGGCCGCCGGCCTGATGCTCTCGGGCTGCATGCAGGCCACGCATTACGAGGCGACCGACACCAAGGCCTTCAAGCCGAAGGACAAAGAACTCCTCGCCAAGGTCAGGTACGAAAATACCCCGGTCGCAGAGCCGTTCCGCCGCGCCATCGTCCAGTACCACCGCAAGGAATCGCCTGGCTCGATCGTGGTCGATTCCGACAACCACTACCTCTACTACGTGCTGGATGGCGGCAAGGCGATCCGCTACGGCATCACCGTCGGCGAAGAGGCGATGGCCTGGTCCGGCATCGCCAAGGTGGGCAGCAAGACCGAGTGGCCTGCCTGGCACCCCACCCCCGGCGAAATTTCGCGTCTGGGCGTGCCGACCTATGTCGCACCCGGCCCGGACAATCCGATGGGGTCCCGCGCGATCTATCTTTATTCGGGTGGCAAGGACACGCTGTTCCGCATCCACGGCACCAACCAGCCGGAATATATCGGCGCCTCGATCTCGTCGGGCTGCATCCGCCTGACCAACGAAGACGCCATCGATCTCTATGATCGCGTCAAACTCGGCACCCTCGTCGTGGTGCTCGAGCCGAAGCACGGCGACTCGCCCTACAATTCGCGCCTTGCGCTCGGCGCCAGCCAGACCGGCCAGGCGGGCGGCAGCTACTGA
- a CDS encoding class I SAM-dependent methyltransferase, whose amino-acid sequence MGRFASTASLYEHLRPPYPSDFFHRVARKLGLSRESSLIDLGTGPGLLALGFGPYVGRVVGVDPEPAMIEAARRAAASAGQALTLIEGKAETLADDIGSFDVVTIGRALHWMDREPTLARLDRLVARDSAIVICASFSATDGSNAWLDGYNEIRRRWSPTRLWEEAGRGTRTHRDLPRFFRGSAFAPTELIAVETRHAVSVQDLTQRVLTYSSSSPEALGDNVEAALRDVESHLASFHRDGAIAETIVSTAQIVTR is encoded by the coding sequence ATGGGCCGGTTCGCAAGCACCGCATCACTCTACGAGCATCTGCGCCCGCCCTACCCGAGCGATTTCTTCCACCGCGTCGCGCGCAAGCTCGGCCTCTCCAGAGAGAGCAGCCTGATCGACCTTGGCACCGGCCCTGGGCTCTTGGCACTCGGCTTCGGGCCCTATGTCGGCCGCGTCGTCGGTGTCGATCCGGAGCCCGCCATGATCGAGGCGGCGCGACGCGCGGCTGCGAGCGCAGGCCAAGCGCTCACGCTAATCGAAGGCAAAGCCGAAACGCTTGCCGACGACATCGGCAGCTTCGACGTCGTGACGATCGGTCGCGCGCTGCATTGGATGGACCGCGAACCGACGCTGGCACGGCTCGACCGGCTGGTCGCGCGCGACAGTGCAATTGTCATCTGCGCTTCGTTCTCGGCGACGGACGGCAGCAACGCATGGCTTGATGGCTACAACGAGATCCGCCGCCGCTGGTCGCCGACGAGGCTCTGGGAGGAGGCAGGCCGGGGCACGCGCACCCATCGCGACTTGCCCAGGTTTTTTCGCGGCAGCGCCTTTGCCCCCACTGAACTCATCGCGGTCGAAACCCGCCACGCGGTCAGCGTGCAAGACCTGACACAACGTGTGCTCACTTACTCGTCATCCTCGCCCGAAGCGTTGGGCGACAATGTCGAGGCGGCGCTACGCGATGTCGAGAGCCATCTGGCCTCGTTCCACCGCGACGGCGCGATCGCCGAGACCATTGTCTCGACGGCGCAGATCGTGACGCGCTAA
- a CDS encoding SDR family NAD(P)-dependent oxidoreductase, which produces MPHSSNLPRRTLLLTGASRGIGHATVIRFSSAGWRVITCSRHPFPEDCPWDAGPEDHIQVDLGNPEDTARAITEIRNRLEGGTLHALVNNAAISPKGPGGGRLGSVDTDLETWTHVFHVNFFAPIMIARGLIEELKAAKGSVVNVTSIAGSRVHPFAGAAYATSKAALASLTREMASDFGRVGVRVNAIAPGEIDTSILSPGTEKIVDQQIPMHRLGTPDEVAKIIYVLCTDTSSYVNGAEIHINGGQHV; this is translated from the coding sequence ATGCCGCATTCGTCCAATCTGCCGCGTCGTACGCTGCTCCTGACCGGCGCCAGCCGCGGCATCGGCCACGCCACCGTGATCCGGTTCTCCTCGGCCGGCTGGCGCGTCATCACCTGCTCGCGGCATCCTTTCCCGGAGGACTGTCCGTGGGACGCAGGCCCTGAGGACCACATCCAAGTCGATCTCGGCAATCCCGAGGATACCGCGCGCGCGATCACCGAGATCCGCAACCGGCTCGAGGGCGGCACGCTGCATGCGCTGGTCAACAACGCCGCGATCTCGCCGAAGGGCCCGGGCGGCGGGCGGCTCGGCTCGGTCGACACCGATCTCGAGACCTGGACGCACGTCTTCCACGTCAACTTCTTCGCGCCGATCATGATCGCGCGCGGACTGATCGAGGAATTAAAGGCGGCCAAGGGATCGGTCGTGAACGTCACGTCGATCGCGGGCTCGCGCGTGCATCCCTTTGCGGGCGCCGCTTACGCGACCTCCAAAGCCGCGCTCGCTTCGCTGACGCGCGAAATGGCCTCCGATTTCGGCCGTGTCGGCGTCCGCGTCAACGCGATCGCGCCGGGCGAGATCGATACCTCGATCCTGTCACCCGGTACCGAGAAGATCGTCGACCAGCAGATCCCGATGCACCGCCTCGGCACACCCGACGAGGTCGCCAAGATCATCTACGTGCTGTGCACGGACACCAGCTCCTACGTCAACGGCGCCGAGATCCACATCAACGGCGGCCAGCACGTGTAG